Sequence from the Magallana gigas chromosome 4, xbMagGiga1.1, whole genome shotgun sequence genome:
TACAGTAGATCCCCATCGCTGTTTACAGCTATATCATTTGGCCACTGTCCTGATTTAGTTTGGATTTTCTGCAGCAGTGAACCTTTAGTGCTTAAGCATTTAATATCTTTGGTTCCTCCAGATGTCCATATACTGTCTTCAATCTGACATGTCACactatgtattttttctttataaccaGTATGCATTGTGGCAACAAGTTCCGGTTCATCCAGTAGTTGTCTGACTGAAGTCAGtgacaaaacattttcttctgtaGCAGTAGATAATGGGGTGATCTGTCCAAACAAACTATACAGCTTTTCGTGGTCTGTTGGTTTTGGAACGATTGTGGGCAGTGTCACTATAATTTTGGGTGGCAACTTGATGAATTCTCTTATCTGAGACCTGTATTTCATGATTGGCAATACTTCAGAGGATTCCTTAATTTCCTCAATAGACAGTTGCGTTTTATTTATTAGAAGTTGTATCTGTTTAATTTCATCCAAGTGTTTCTGTAAAATCTCTCTATGTTTAACTTTTGTCTCACtaatttcagttttcattttattgataacgatgtcgatttctctgtgccattccTTTCCTTGTTTGGAAATTTCTGTtgtaagtttctcatatcctccatcAATGTTAGCAATCCGATTTTCTAAGTCGACtgcaatttcttcatatttaGGAGTAATAAAATTCTTCAACTTCTCTGTATCCTTTGCAATAACTTCTTTCTTTATCTTGTAAACTTCTAAAACGTCGACAAATATGTGTCCTCTGTGCTGTTCAGATGCAGTACAtgaataacaaacaaaattgttatcACAGTCCTTGCACtgatatttgcattttttctttgGATGCATTAAGCATTTTGGATAAATCAAGGTTGATTTTCGATCctggaaagaaactattttatgtttgtcatattcATCAGAGATATGTTCACCTATACATGGCTTGCAgatgacaaaagtcacagtagctcTGTACTATGGCAGTCTCGCAAAGACCACATCGCTGCACATCCTGGGCTCTAGTGCGAGGTAACATGgttctaaaaattaaattttagtatattttacaaatgagtTTAGTCAAggttattgtaattttaaaaaatcaaaacgaaAGTATGTTAATTGActtattatatatttcaattcGGATAAACACTGATTCGCGAatttatttattctatataGTAAACATTTAAGAAAGGAAACcattctgatatcagaaatatCATAGAAATCAAATGTTTACCTTGTCTGACAAGTTCGTTGCCTGACACATGACTGGGCATGTCACCTGACAGTAAATTTACACTGTTTATTTACAAATAGAGTTACTTCCCGTGTTTCACTACTAAAATATTCTTATACATGTTTAGATGCCAGTTGTGGGGTTCTTTAAGGGATAGGAGAGAATATGTATCCAAGATACCATAAAATTTCCAAATATCATAATTGATCGAATGCTACCAAAACGAAAAGGGGGAGGCTCTACACTGTGCGTTGTTACTCATCAAATGGTGTGCATGGGAATATCTGAAAATTAACGTGTTATGGTACACCTCCATATTCTGACTtacttcctatcgaaataaacaataaatcaattatattttcCGATGTCATTAGAAGAGCAATGGGTTACAGCGTAACCTACGGATCTGTAagttttacctttccaaaaaaattcaatttctgataaaaatttgtaaaatttgaatattctaaaccggtgaaagtattatcaaaataatgttcttataCCCACATTAATATCGAAAGGTCTCCCATACCACCTAAAATCAAGAAACATCTAATAGTTATTTAAAACTTACTAAGTGGTTAAAAAGtacctttaaaaattagttCTTTCTTGAGTGGCACggttattaataaattttctctatatattcaacCCCGAGTGCATATTGCAGATTTGGATTCAAACTGAGAGTCGAACACATTGTCATTATCATTGCCTCTCACATTTAGCACAAACCGCCGTAATAAAATTTGTGATTTCaatcttatttctttttatttgggATGAGGGGGTGCAAAATTATCAGGGTGTTGGTTTGACGTGCATGTACTTATGTATTTCCAATATACATGATTGCATTTAGTACTATATTCAGTATAGAAACACAATACATATGCAAAACACTTAGCTGTATGTGCTGTTAAATGCTATTTACCAGCTGCATTTCCGCTTAAAACCTAATCTAAGAGTCAAGTAAAAcgtttttttaattcatgatgCCAATAGACATCAGCATATTATGGTATGACTACTTGTAAGTaactacagtaaaactcggttatagcaaaGTCCTAGGGACGAAtagatttacttcgttatatctgtaattcgttatatccgtataacgaattcgtaataataactatagaGAATTctcaatatacatgttttctttcaacagacaatattttttgctaattgaggcttggaataaaaatacattactttgatacttTTAATAATTGGATTATGAGtcgaaaaatttatataaaaataaattcattcaaactattatgtttaATGGTAGTGCAAACGTTTTTAAtctgtaaagaaattcgttacaaaagtgttaaatttcgttattatttaCCTCTACGGGACTCTAAagcagttcgctatatccgtaaattcgttatatccgaattctTTATAACcgtacaattttgtaaagatttGTTACGAATTTCACCGGGGATTcaaaaaaacttcgctatatcaGAGAATTCGCTATATTCGTATATACTATACGAGTTTAACTGTACAACCTctgtgactttttttttaaagatatggaTGCCTGTGATAAACCAAAAACGAAACTTTTATTAAATCAAAGAAATGAAAAGAGTAGAAATTGATCTATATAATATGCTATCTTTATATAATTATCGTTTTGTACCTCCTTTAAACTCACACCTTTTCATCATTTAGTAAATCGCTTTTGAATATTCATGTATTGATGAAGACATGAACCCCATTTTCAGTACCATTTGGATAAGGCCATATAAAATTCATTGTTAGTACGGTTCTAAGCCAAATGTACAAAACATATATGCAGTAGGGTGGCATTTTCCCCTTTTTGGGGGTAATAAAACAGATGCAGGGgcattttttctaaataatcaTCGGCCATCTTGGGTTTCAAAAGCGCATATCTTATAAAGAAAATACTAACGTAAGACAAAGATAAGTCAAATCAGAACTGTCCAAGTCCGACTAGGTATGAACAGAATTAGCATTATTTAATAACTAGaccataattgatttttttttatcttaagcGTCTAGACTAAATTAAGATTTCCTCATCTGAAGatacctctgtgattcattttaATTACAAAGTTAAATCAATTATGCACGTTTAAATACCCAAGTACTATAATTTACATAAACGTGATCTTCTTGAACAACCTTACTATAAGCTGCAATAAGCTGCCATCTccgatttttttatatctgatgtttactggataAAAAAATCTGTAGAAGGCCAAATTATTGCAGCTACCCTACTATATTCCAGCATCCAAAATATATGTCTCAGATTCAGCATCTAGGTACGTTAAGTGCATTAGAATCAAAGGATGTAATTATTCATCTTTCAAAAGATTTGTCTATTAAAGTTCACCTGCCCTAAACACTTTATCAAGTCAAAACATACTAACCTCTCCTATGGCTTCGATCTTGTATCAAAGTCATCAAGTGCACCAGTATTACATAATGTATCATCCATGCACGTGAAATTAGAACCATACGAGTAGTAATTTAGATATGGCCATCgtagggcacctgctccaatcACTTCAACTGCTCAAGAAACCTTATTCCCCTCCAGCGTCTGAAATCTATTTCCCAAATTCAGCATCTACGTCTTTCAGCAAAGTCCAAAAGTAGGTCCAGACACACCATGTTTGATAGTTTAGTGAATATAGTACAAGTCATAGCATAGGACCTCCTTCAAAAACCTTAACCAGGTCCGGAAGCTGACGCTGGGGGTATAGTATAATGATTATGATAAACAATAATGATCTTTGATTATAAATGAGATATCGATATACAAAAAGATGtcaaaaataagcaaagtaaatacatgtagcctTTAAACACACGTAATTCAGCATTGATCCACATCAATCTAAGATATCCTTGtataaacacaatttaaaacACTTCGTTTAAATGTTTAGAAAGATTTCTTTCATTGCTTAAACGTTGATCATTTGCAATAAATTAActtgtaatatgtttaaaatcaagaaaaatgaTTTCTGTGCACATAGGCATTTTCGCCACGTATGATTTTCATATGTATTGCCTTTCATATAAGAATCATACATGAATCATTTGTATATCGAATCATATCAGTATCAAATGTGGCAGATCATGTGAGAATCATATGAACTCATATGTGATTATATGAAGCAATATATGATTCACATATTTTGTCTATTTAATGATCTCATTTGAAACAAATAATATGTTACACATATTTCACATATGTTGATCATGTGTAGTGTAGCTGCTTGTAAAGTGTTATGTGCATGACATTTGATttacttaaaatgaattttaatatacatgtctattacatacatgtaaatcagtGCTAAAAAAAGACTTGGGGATGTACCTTTATAAAACacttattaatattaaaaagataattgAATGAATCAAAAATTGGTTGTCTTTaaatgcatcattttttttattgaatgaataatacaaattttactACTAAATATAGATGGTATGTTTctgattgaaaattacaatatataagCATTGTATGTATTTACTAAAATTTCATGTTAAGGTTACATCATCTTCAAATCTTTGTGCCTACtttgaatatttgattttcttaacATTGCCGTTGTAACACTCACACACTAacagattgtcattattgtccacacataCACCCCAAGGATTCTtcagatcacagttatcaatgtaacggagaaactgtcccTTCTTATTCAAGATGTGGATACGAAGATTGAAATGATCAGATGTCAATAtacgactctgactgtctgttgcAATGCCCGCAGGTTTAAATGGATGTTTCGTGACAACTGAGGGATAACCGGTGTATCTCCATCTAAATTTACCGTCCTGATCGACAACTACTACTGCAGTAGCATCACAGTCAGCTACACATATatcatggtttctgttctcagTTATGTATTTTAAGTCGTCACTTCCTGAGTACAAAGGCTTACTttcatcatcaaattgaattgtttgtttctctgtaaatCCAgagtaacggacaactttggattgaaTTTCATCATCATTGTACAtggtaaccaggagatcaccagtagaggtgacacacagATGAACTAACACCCATCTCGGTAATCCGAAGAGGATTAATTCATCTGCCTGtccattctttatttttttcactgtaTTTGATGTACTACCAGTGTATAGAAGATTCCCATTACTGTCTATGACTAAATCTCTAGGCTGTTCTCCTGAAGTTGTGGTCTTTGTTTGATGCAGTGAACCATCTATGTTGAAacatttgatttcttttctCAATCCACTCGTCcagaatttgttttcatttagcCATGtcacattatatatatttgtatgcCCAGTCTTTATTGTGGCGACAAGCTCCGGTTCATCCAGTAGTTCATTGACTGAAGTGTTGGGTTCGTTAATTGACGAGAGACTTTCTTCGGTAGCTGACGATAATGGGGTGATCTGTCCATACAAACTTTCCAGCT
This genomic interval carries:
- the LOC136274594 gene encoding tripartite motif-containing protein 3-like, which produces MHPKKKCKYQCKDCDNNFVCYSCTASEQHRGHIFVDVLEVYKIKKEVIAKDTEKLKNFITPKYEEIAVDLENRIANIDGGYEKLTTEISKQGKEWHREIDIVINKMKTEISETKVKHREILQKHLDEIKQIQLLINKTQLSIEEIKESSEVLPIMKYRSQIREFIKLPPKIIVTLPTIVPKPTDHEKLYSLFGQITPLSTATEENVLSLTSVRQLLDEPELVATMHTGYKEKIHSVTCQIEDSIWTSGGTKDIKCLSTKGSLLQKIQTKSGQWPNDIAVNSDGDLLYSDWSTGTVNKVKNGKIEELIRLKGWTPSQLYVTFTGDLLVTTFSYDKTESKVVRYLGSREKQTIQFDNEGKPLYSGNFYTKYITEKRNHDICVADCAAGVVVVVNQDGKLRWRYSGHPSATKNKPFSPHGITTDSQSRILTADSDNHCIHILDQNGQFLRYIDNCDLECPFGLCVDKNDNLFVCEYYIGDVKKIKYLK
- the LOC117685354 gene encoding tripartite motif-containing protein 3-like, coding for MDPCTSAQDVHRCDLCETAIAQSYCDFCHVNLCKPCIGEHISDEYETHKIVRFQDRKSTLLYPKCITHTPKNCEHQCKNCDNIFVCSSCTASEQHRGHIFVEVLEVYKSKKEVIEKDTENLQNLITPKYDEIALDLEKQLASLEGGYEKLTSAMSKQGEQWHREIDIVINKMKTKIGEIKEKHRDILQKHLEEINQIQSLINKTLLAMSEIKESREVTPTIEYSSKISEFSKLPSQIKVTLPTFIPNLIDREQLESLYGQITPLSSATEESLSSINEPNTSVNELLDEPELVATIKTGHTNIYNVTWLNENKFWTSGLRKEIKCFNIDGSLHQTKTTTSGEQPRDLVIDSNGNLLYTGSTSNTVKKIKNGQADELILFGLPRWVLVHLCVTSTGDLLVTMYNDDEIQSKVVRYSGFTEKQTIQFDDESKPLYSGSDDLKYITENRNHDICVADCDATAVVVVDQDGKFRWRYTGYPSVVTKHPFKPAGIATDSQSRILTSDHFNLRIHILNKKGQFLRYIDNCDLKNPWGVCVDNNDNLLVCECYNGNVKKIKYSK